From Nicotiana tabacum cultivar K326 chromosome 20, ASM71507v2, whole genome shotgun sequence, one genomic window encodes:
- the LOC107808667 gene encoding transcription factor bHLH25-like, producing the protein MDDLALIFSHHNRETSRKRLHEDEKAAALACIISFNTTTTPNSSQYYSSTKAEANQQQQQIQCNLTQWSPGRIVCTTEANPNTINFSPIVSQSYQNGGMARRTGEQAQEHLLAERKRRQKITKLFVSLASLLPGLTKMDKASILEGATSFIRQIREKTETMKDHLKTKTNNEKGAVPAVKKARNYEHQYSIDMSILPEIEIRSLEEEVLITVYCKKKYTGIIDEILGVIQKLHLTIKSSNFMSFGSTAMHITVVAQMKDEFCETTDCLAEKLRQSILKTLR; encoded by the exons atggacGATCTTGCTCTTATCTTTTCTCATCATAATCGTGAAACGTCAAGAAAACGACTTCACGAAGATGAAAAGGCTGCTGCTTTGGCTTGCATAATTTCTTTCAACACTACTACTACTCCCAACTCATCACAATATTATTCATCAACAAAGGCTGAggcaaatcaacaacaacaacaaatccagtgtAATCTCACACAGTGGAGTCCGGGAAGGATAGTATGTACGACTGAGGCAAATCCTAATACGATAAACTTCTCGCCCATTGTGTCGCAGAGTTATCAAAATGGAGGAATGGCAAGAAGGACAGGGGAGCAAGCTCAAGAACACTTATTAGCTGAAAGAAAGAGACGACAGAAGATTACTAAGTTGTTTGTGTCCTTAGCCTCTCTCCTTCCTGGCCTAACGAAG aTGGACAAAGCGTCAATCCTTGAAGGAGCAACCAGTTTCATTAGACAAATTCGTGAAAAAACAGAAACAATGAAAGATCATTTAAAGACCAAAACAAACAATGAAAAAGGCGCAGTTCCTGCAGTGAAGAAGGCAAGAAATTATGAACATCAATATTCCATTGACATGAGTATTTTACCAGAAATAGAAATAAGAAGTCTAGAAGAGGAGGTGCTAATTACAGTCTACTGCAAGAAGAAATATACAGGAATTATTGATGAAATATTAGGTGTGATTCAGAAGCTTCATCTAACTATCAAAAGCAGCAATTTCATGTCATTTGGCAGCACCGCAATGCATATCACAGTTGTTGCTCAG ATGAAGGACGAGTTCTGTGAGACAACAGATTGTCTTGCTGAGAAATTACGACAGTCAATTCTTAAAACGTTGAGATAA